A segment of the Streptomyces sp. XD-27 genome:
GGCTCGCGTACACGATCGCCCGGCTCGCCGTCCGTACCGGCCGCCCCTTGCGCACCGTCGCCGCCGAGTGGTTCCTGCGCTATCTGCGCTCCGTCGTACGGCCCATCCTGTGGCTCGACGGCGCGGCGGGCATCGCCCTGGAAGCCCACCAGCAGAACACGCTGGTGCTGCTGGACCCCGAGGGCTGGCCCGTAGGCGGCCGCTACCGCGACAACCAGGGGTACTACTTCCGCGAGTCCCGGCGCGCCGAGCTGGGCCGGCTGCTGCCCGGCATCGGTGAGCGCAGCGACACCTTCGTCCCCGACGACGTCACCGACGAGCGCTTCGCCTACTACCTCGGCGTCAACAACGTCCTCGGTCTCATCGGGGCGTTCGGCGCGCAGCGGCTCGCCGACGAGAGCGTGCTGCTCGCCGCGTTCCGCCGGTTCCTCGCCGACGCCGCGTCCGGCCCGGCACGTACGGGATCGACTCTGCCCGCGCGGCTGCTGGAGGCCCCCACCCTGCGGTGCAAGGCCAACCTCCTCACGCGGCTGCGCGGACTCGACGAGCTCGTGGGCCCGGTCGACACCCAGTCCGTGTACGTCACCGTCGCCAACCCCCTGGTAGCCGGTGCGATGTAACCCACCGCATCCCCGAGACCCGAGAGGAGACCGTCGCCGTGCAGCCTTCCGATGCCACGCCCGCCCCTACGGGTTCCGCCACCGACGACACCCTCGACCTGCGGCTGTCCGATGACCTCGTACCCCGCCTGCCCGCCGAACGCCTCGCCGTCGCCGCCCATCCCGGCGACGGCACCGGCCCCGATCTGCTCGACCACATCGCGGCCTGGGGCCCGGTGAGCACCCCGGCGGGTGCCTTCCAGCTCGTCCCGGTCCGCGTCGAGCGCGATCTGCCGCTCATCGCCGGCTGGATGAACGATCCGGCGGTCGCCGCCTTCTGGGAACTGGCCGGCGCGGAGGACCGCACCGAGAAGCATGTGCGCGCCCAACTCGAAGGCGACGGGCGCAGCGTGCCCTGCCTGGGGGCGCTCGACGGCGTCCCGATGAGCTACTGGGAGGTCTACCGCGCCGACCTCGACCCGCTCGCCCGGCACTACCCCGCCCGCCCGCACGACACCGGCCTGCACCTGCTCATCGGCGGGGTGCCCGACCGCGGCCGCGGCCTCGGTACGGCGCTGCTGCGCACCGTCGCCGACCTGGTCCTGGACCACCGGCCCGGCTGCGGCCGGGTGATCGCCGAGCCCGACCTGCGCAACATCCCCTCCGTCGCCGCGTTCCTCGGCGCCGGCTTCCGCTTCTGCGCCGAGCTGGACCTCCCCGACAAGCGCGCGGCGCTGGTGATCCGCGACCGCGCCCTGCGCCACCTTCTGTGAGGCGACCTGTGCCGCGTTCCGCCGTCCCCGGCCGTCCCGCCACGCCGTACCCACTGTTCCCGTTACCCGGCAAGGAGTCCTGTCTGTGCCGAAACGAAGCCTTACCGATGCCACGCACGCAGCAGACGCCGCCACGGCCGTAGACGCCCCGAACACCCCGAACGCCGCCGGCGCCGTTCATGCCGCGGGCACCGCCGGTGCCGTCGCCGAAGCCGCCGAGGGCCCCCATGGCGCCGACGACCTCGCGGCCCCCACGGCACTGCCGCTCCCGCCGGAGCTGAACCGGCCCGCCTGGGAGCGCGCCGCACGCCGCCTGCTCGCCAAGACCCTCGCCGAGTTCGCCTACGAGGAGATCATCCGGCCCGTGCCCGACCCCGGCGGCGCCGAGGACCCCGGTCCGGAGGGCGCCTGGGGAGACGCCTACCGCCTGCCCCTCGACGCCTCCGATGCCTCGGACGCCTCGAACGCCTCCGGTGAGGCCGCCGACGGCGGTTCCGCCGCAGGTGGCGCGCTCCGATTCCGCGCCCGTCGCGGTGCCTACGGCGGCTGGCGTGTGGACGAGCGGAGCATCCGCTGGGAGGCCCAGGACACGGAGCCCGCACCCGGCGCACCGGCCCCGGACCCCGCACCGGCCCGAGACTCCGCCCCAGCCTCAGCCCCGGACCCCGACTCCGCCCCAGCCTCAGCCCCGGACCCCGACTCCGCCCCAGCCTCAGCCCCGGACCCCGACTCCGCCCCAGCCTCAGCCCCGGACCCCGACTCCGTCCCAGCCTCA
Coding sequences within it:
- a CDS encoding GNAT family N-acetyltransferase, with protein sequence MQPSDATPAPTGSATDDTLDLRLSDDLVPRLPAERLAVAAHPGDGTGPDLLDHIAAWGPVSTPAGAFQLVPVRVERDLPLIAGWMNDPAVAAFWELAGAEDRTEKHVRAQLEGDGRSVPCLGALDGVPMSYWEVYRADLDPLARHYPARPHDTGLHLLIGGVPDRGRGLGTALLRTVADLVLDHRPGCGRVIAEPDLRNIPSVAAFLGAGFRFCAELDLPDKRAALVIRDRALRHLL